The Candidatus Dechloromonas phosphoritropha genome includes a region encoding these proteins:
- a CDS encoding NAD(P)H-binding protein, translating to MSLLLVGATGAVGEAVLRQALAEKRITRIVAPTRRPLEVEFAGNARLLNPVIDFTRLPEEAAWWKVDAVVCTLGTTIKVAGSQAAFAAIDRDLPIALARLARQAGATRHALNSSLGASASGSFYLRTKAEAEQGIIDLGFASTTIVRPSLIDTERSEARPGEQVGLFLAHVLRPLIPRRYRAVSAEAIAAALLRGILDEHAGVKIVESEAL from the coding sequence TTGAGCTTGCTGCTGGTCGGAGCCACCGGCGCGGTGGGGGAGGCGGTACTACGTCAGGCGTTGGCCGAGAAGCGTATCACACGAATCGTTGCCCCCACCCGTCGTCCGCTGGAAGTTGAGTTCGCCGGTAACGCCAGGCTACTGAATCCGGTTATCGACTTCACGCGGCTTCCAGAAGAGGCAGCGTGGTGGAAGGTCGATGCGGTGGTGTGCACCCTTGGCACGACGATCAAGGTCGCGGGTTCGCAGGCGGCCTTCGCCGCCATCGACCGCGATCTGCCAATCGCCCTAGCGCGCCTGGCGCGCCAGGCCGGTGCCACGCGCCATGCGCTGAACTCGTCGCTCGGCGCCAGTGCCAGCGGAAGCTTTTACTTACGGACCAAGGCCGAAGCCGAGCAGGGCATCATCGACCTCGGATTCGCCAGCACCACCATCGTCCGCCCGTCGCTGATCGATACCGAGCGCAGCGAGGCCCGCCCCGGCGAGCAAGTCGGGCTGTTTCTCGCCCATGTCCTGCGCCCGCTGATTCCACGCCGTTACCGAGCGGTAAGCGCTGAGGCGATCGCCGCCGCGCTGCTCCGCGGCATCCTTGATGAGCACGCGGGGGTGAAGATCGTTGAATCAGAGGCACTTTAG
- a CDS encoding sulfite exporter TauE/SafE family protein, whose protein sequence is MTIPWIAEYLALGAFAGFFAGMLGIGGGLVLVPALTLMFAAQGRFPAGETLHMALGTSMASIIFTAIASIRTHHSHGAILWDVVKTITPGILLGTGLGTLFASSVPARPLAVFFTFFVCFVALQMALNLKPKPTRELPGPLGVAGVGLGIGVLSSLVAIGGGSLTVPFLTWCNVRVQNAIGTSAAVGLPIALGGTLGYVFNGWGRAGLPAGSLGYVYLPTLAILVMATVLTAPVGARLAHRLPVAMLKRLFAGLLILLAAKMLWNLFSAP, encoded by the coding sequence ATGACCATCCCGTGGATTGCGGAATATCTTGCGCTTGGCGCATTTGCCGGATTTTTCGCGGGCATGCTCGGCATTGGTGGCGGCCTCGTCCTGGTCCCCGCGCTGACGCTGATGTTCGCCGCGCAGGGACGGTTTCCGGCTGGGGAAACCCTGCACATGGCGCTGGGAACCTCGATGGCCAGCATCATCTTTACAGCAATCGCCAGCATACGGACGCACCACAGTCACGGGGCGATTCTCTGGGATGTGGTCAAGACCATAACACCAGGAATACTTCTCGGCACCGGTCTGGGCACCCTATTCGCGTCGAGTGTGCCGGCCCGCCCACTCGCCGTGTTCTTCACCTTCTTCGTCTGTTTCGTCGCCCTGCAGATGGCCTTGAACCTCAAACCCAAACCGACGCGTGAATTGCCGGGGCCGCTGGGGGTTGCCGGCGTCGGGCTGGGGATCGGCGTGCTGTCGTCGCTGGTCGCCATCGGCGGCGGCTCGCTGACCGTTCCCTTTCTGACCTGGTGCAATGTCCGTGTCCAGAACGCGATTGGCACTTCAGCGGCGGTCGGCCTACCGATCGCCTTGGGCGGGACGCTCGGCTACGTATTCAATGGCTGGGGGCGGGCCGGATTGCCGGCGGGCAGCCTGGGTTACGTTTACCTGCCGACGCTGGCTATTCTTGTAATGGCGACGGTGCTGACGGCGCCAGTTGGCGCCCGGCTGGCGCATCGCCTGCCGGTGGCGATGCTGAAACGGTTGTTTGCCGGGCTACTGATCCTGCTTGCCGCAAAGATGCTGTGGAACCTGTTCAGCGCGCCTTGA
- a CDS encoding enoyl-CoA hydratase/isomerase family protein, giving the protein MSTVDLSRDGRIAILTLNNPGKLNAVNLDMWLRLAENMAILSVDRDIRCIVVRGAGHDAFAAGGDLEEFVTARATLEQALHYHGQVAAALNAIADCPHPTVALIEGACIGGGLEIAGVCDLRICNESARFGAPINKLGFSMYPGEMEGLLKLAGAAVMKEILLEGRILTASEAYDKGLVTRVVPDHQTVDEAYATARRICAGAPLVAGWHKQWIRHLQSGRPLSDDEKAAAFAFLDTEDYREGLAAFIEKRKPAFKAR; this is encoded by the coding sequence ATGAGCACGGTCGACCTCTCCCGCGACGGCAGAATCGCCATCCTGACCCTGAACAATCCAGGAAAGCTGAACGCCGTCAATCTCGACATGTGGCTGCGGCTCGCCGAGAACATGGCCATTTTGTCGGTGGACCGCGACATCCGCTGCATCGTGGTAAGAGGCGCCGGCCATGATGCCTTTGCCGCCGGGGGCGATCTCGAGGAGTTCGTCACCGCCCGCGCGACACTCGAACAGGCGCTGCACTATCACGGCCAGGTGGCTGCGGCGCTGAATGCCATCGCCGACTGCCCGCATCCGACGGTGGCGCTGATCGAAGGCGCCTGCATCGGCGGTGGCCTGGAAATCGCCGGCGTCTGCGACCTGCGCATCTGCAACGAAAGCGCCCGCTTCGGCGCCCCCATCAACAAGCTCGGCTTCTCGATGTATCCCGGCGAAATGGAAGGGCTGCTCAAACTCGCCGGCGCCGCGGTGATGAAGGAAATTCTCCTCGAAGGGCGAATTCTGACGGCAAGCGAAGCCTACGACAAAGGCCTCGTCACCCGCGTCGTACCTGACCATCAGACGGTCGACGAGGCCTACGCCACGGCCCGCCGCATCTGCGCCGGCGCGCCGCTGGTGGCCGGCTGGCACAAGCAATGGATACGCCACCTGCAAAGCGGTCGCCCATTGAGCGATGACGAGAAGGCAGCCGCGTTCGCCTTTCTCGACACCGAGGACTACCGTGAAGGCCTCGCCGCTTTCATCGAGAAGCGCAAGCCCGCGTTCAAGGCGCGCTGA
- a CDS encoding DUF485 domain-containing protein, with the protein MSSAMYEHMRTNPKFQELVRRRGRFAWTLAIIVLTMFYGFVLTVAFNPAALGRPVAEGSMLTVGVAVELFMFIFFWVLTAVYVRRANSDFDALTQDLIRDAWKGNK; encoded by the coding sequence ATGAGCAGTGCAATGTATGAGCATATGCGGACCAATCCGAAATTTCAGGAACTGGTCAGGCGCCGGGGGCGTTTCGCGTGGACGCTGGCCATTATCGTTTTGACCATGTTCTACGGCTTCGTGCTGACGGTCGCTTTCAATCCGGCGGCGCTTGGCCGGCCGGTTGCCGAGGGATCGATGCTGACCGTGGGGGTCGCCGTCGAACTCTTCATGTTCATTTTCTTCTGGGTGCTGACCGCCGTCTACGTCAGGCGCGCCAACAGTGACTTCGACGCGCTGACCCAAGACCTTATCCGCGACGCCTGGAAGGGGAACAAATAA
- a CDS encoding cation acetate symporter yields the protein MHKMITALALLGFSALAIAADAIGATEKQATNWHAIIMFCIFVTLTMGITYWAASRTKTTADFYTAGGGITGFQNGLAIAGDYMSAATLLGLTAMVYTQGYDGYVYMLAFFAGWPIILFLMAERLRNLGKFTFSDITAYRLDQGKVRTMAAISSLTVVCFYLLAQMVGAGQLIKLLFGLDYNIAIFAVGLLMMVYVTFGGMVATTWVQIIKACMLLMGGTLVMVLAFSQFDFSYQNLMEKATAVHKLGPKLMYPGSLLADPVTAISLGLGLMFGTAGLPHILMRFFTVSDAKEARKSVLYASGFVAYFFNVIFLMGLCGILIVGQNPEFFEGGVVGGKLIGGGNMVAMHLAKAVGGNMLLGFLAAVAFATILAVVSGLALAGASAISHDIYARVIMKGKATEAKEIRVSRIATICLGFVAIVLGILFEKQNIAFMVGLAFGVAAAANFPVLILSMYWKGLTTRGALFGGYGGLISAVGFVVLSKSVWVDVIGNKAALFPYTQPALFAMPIAFLLAYIFSKTDNSVRAGKEIEAFEDQYVRAQTGFGASGAAKH from the coding sequence ATGCACAAGATGATCACCGCGCTCGCACTGCTTGGTTTTTCAGCACTTGCCATCGCCGCCGACGCCATCGGAGCGACCGAAAAGCAGGCGACCAACTGGCACGCCATTATCATGTTCTGTATCTTCGTCACGCTGACGATGGGCATTACCTACTGGGCTGCCAGTCGGACCAAGACTACTGCCGATTTCTATACCGCCGGCGGTGGGATCACCGGCTTCCAAAACGGTCTGGCGATTGCCGGCGACTACATGTCGGCCGCCACGCTGCTCGGTCTGACGGCCATGGTCTACACCCAGGGTTACGACGGCTACGTCTACATGCTGGCCTTCTTTGCCGGCTGGCCGATTATCCTCTTCCTGATGGCCGAACGCTTGCGTAACCTGGGCAAGTTCACCTTCTCCGACATCACCGCCTACCGCCTCGATCAGGGCAAGGTGCGCACCATGGCCGCGATCTCGTCGCTGACCGTTGTCTGTTTCTACCTGCTGGCGCAGATGGTCGGCGCCGGTCAGTTGATCAAGCTGCTGTTCGGTCTCGACTACAACATCGCGATTTTCGCGGTTGGTCTCCTGATGATGGTCTATGTGACCTTCGGTGGTATGGTCGCGACGACCTGGGTGCAGATCATCAAGGCCTGCATGCTGCTCATGGGGGGCACGCTGGTGATGGTTCTGGCTTTCAGCCAGTTCGACTTTTCCTACCAGAACCTGATGGAGAAGGCGACGGCCGTGCACAAGCTCGGCCCCAAGCTGATGTATCCGGGCAGCCTGCTGGCCGATCCGGTCACCGCCATTTCGCTGGGCCTCGGCCTGATGTTCGGTACCGCCGGCCTGCCGCACATCCTGATGCGCTTCTTCACCGTGTCCGACGCCAAGGAAGCGCGCAAATCGGTGCTTTACGCTTCAGGCTTCGTCGCCTACTTCTTCAACGTGATCTTCCTGATGGGACTCTGCGGCATCCTGATCGTCGGCCAGAATCCCGAATTCTTCGAGGGCGGGGTGGTCGGTGGCAAGTTGATCGGTGGCGGCAACATGGTCGCGATGCATCTGGCCAAGGCCGTGGGGGGCAACATGCTGCTTGGCTTCCTGGCGGCTGTCGCCTTCGCCACGATCCTGGCAGTCGTTTCCGGCCTGGCTCTGGCCGGCGCGTCGGCGATCTCGCATGATATCTACGCCCGTGTCATCATGAAGGGCAAGGCCACGGAAGCCAAGGAAATCCGCGTTTCCAGGATCGCCACCATCTGCCTTGGCTTCGTCGCCATCGTTCTCGGCATTCTGTTCGAGAAGCAGAATATCGCCTTCATGGTCGGTCTGGCCTTCGGTGTGGCGGCGGCGGCGAACTTCCCGGTGCTCATACTTTCGATGTACTGGAAAGGTCTGACCACCCGCGGCGCCCTGTTCGGCGGCTACGGCGGCCTGATCTCGGCGGTGGGCTTTGTCGTGCTCTCGAAGTCGGTGTGGGTCGATGTCATTGGCAACAAGGCGGCGCTCTTCCCCTACACCCAGCCGGCGCTGTTCGCGATGCCGATTGCCTTCCTGCTCGCCTACATCTTCTCGAAGACCGACAACAGCGTTCGCGCCGGCAAGGAGATCGAAGCCTTCGAAGACCAGTATGTTCGCGCCCAGACCGGTTTCGGTGCCTCGGGAGCAGCCAAGCACTGA
- a CDS encoding GntR family transcriptional regulator — MTRIAPTALYQEVAERLQQRIFSHELAPGDWIDEQRLAEQYGISRTPLREALKVLASEGLVELKPRRGCYVTEISRQDLDDIFPLMALLEGRCAGDAVRRANPADIAQLGDIHALLESAARDGRIDAFFEANQQFHEKTQEVAGNRWMLSVIQDLRKALKLSRLHSLSLEGRLQQSLAEHRAIMAAIKAGDATMAEKLMHDHILRGREALARMEARASSPA; from the coding sequence ATGACCCGCATCGCACCTACCGCGCTCTATCAGGAAGTGGCAGAACGCTTGCAGCAGCGCATTTTCTCGCACGAACTGGCGCCCGGCGACTGGATTGACGAACAGAGGCTAGCCGAGCAGTACGGGATATCGCGCACACCCTTGCGCGAAGCACTGAAGGTTCTGGCGTCAGAGGGGCTGGTCGAACTCAAGCCACGCCGCGGCTGCTACGTCACCGAAATTTCCCGTCAGGATCTCGACGACATCTTCCCCCTGATGGCCTTGCTCGAGGGGCGTTGTGCGGGAGATGCGGTTCGCCGGGCGAACCCCGCCGATATTGCGCAGCTGGGCGATATTCACGCACTCCTCGAATCCGCCGCACGCGACGGGCGAATCGATGCCTTTTTCGAGGCCAACCAGCAATTCCACGAGAAAACACAGGAAGTCGCCGGCAACCGCTGGATGCTTTCGGTCATTCAGGATCTGCGCAAGGCACTCAAGCTCTCGCGTCTGCATTCGCTGTCACTGGAAGGTCGCCTCCAGCAATCCCTCGCCGAACACCGTGCGATCATGGCGGCGATCAAGGCAGGCGATGCCACCATGGCCGAGAAGCTCATGCACGACCACATTCTGCGCGGTCGCGAGGCGCTGGCAAGAATGGAAGCGAGGGCGTCAAGCCCGGCGTAA
- the scpA gene encoding methylmalonyl-CoA mutase has product MSEKFFDSNNLDAWEKSAAKHSPGGDVRNLDWNTPEGLAVKALYTKADIEDLRFADTLPGFAPYLRGPQPTMYAVKPWTIRQYAGFSTAEASNAFYRKALAAGGQGVSVAFDLATHRGYDSDNARVTGDVGKAGVAIDSVEDMKILFDSIPLDKVSVSMTMNGAVLPILAGYIVAAEEQGVAQDKLSGTIQNDILKEFMVRNTYIYPPKPSMKIIADIFGYTAQHMPKFNSISISGYHIQEAGANQAIELAFTLADGMEYVRTGVASGMDVDTFAGRLSFFWAVGMNFYLEIAKMRAGRLLWHRIMTSFNAKSPKSMVLRTHSQTSGWSLTEQDPYNNVVRTTIEAMAAVFGGTQSLHTNALDEAIALPTEFSSRIARNTQLIIQEETHITNVVDPWAGSYMMEKLTQDMADKAWGIIEEIEAMGGMTKAVESGWAKMQVETCAADKQARIDSGKDVIVGVNKYKLAKEDAIDILDIDNHAVRDSQIARLNNIRATRDTAAVSAALSALTAAAELGNGNLLDLTVKAMRLRATVGEVSDALEKVFGRFRANNQTISGVYGGVVEGLESWEAIKADIAKFAEEEGRRPRIMIAKLGQDGHDRGAKVVATAFADLGFDIDMGPLFQTPEEAARQAIENDVHAIGVSSLAAGHKTLLPELVKSLQAQGADDIIVFAGGVIPAQDYDYLYNAGAKAIFGPGTRIEDSAVRVLEEIRKARG; this is encoded by the coding sequence ATGTCTGAAAAGTTCTTTGATTCCAATAACCTGGATGCTTGGGAAAAGTCGGCGGCAAAGCACTCGCCGGGCGGCGACGTCAGGAATCTGGACTGGAATACCCCCGAGGGTCTTGCGGTCAAAGCCTTGTATACCAAGGCGGATATTGAAGACCTGCGGTTCGCCGACACGTTGCCCGGTTTTGCCCCGTATCTGCGCGGGCCGCAGCCGACGATGTACGCGGTCAAGCCGTGGACCATCCGCCAGTACGCCGGCTTCTCCACCGCCGAGGCCTCCAATGCCTTCTATCGCAAGGCCCTGGCTGCTGGCGGTCAGGGTGTTTCGGTCGCTTTCGATCTGGCGACGCACCGTGGCTACGATTCCGATAACGCCCGCGTCACCGGCGACGTTGGCAAGGCCGGTGTGGCGATCGATTCGGTCGAGGATATGAAGATCCTGTTCGACAGCATCCCGCTCGACAAGGTCTCGGTATCGATGACGATGAATGGCGCCGTGCTGCCGATTCTTGCTGGTTACATCGTTGCCGCCGAGGAACAGGGCGTGGCGCAGGACAAGCTGTCGGGCACCATCCAGAACGACATCCTTAAAGAATTCATGGTGCGGAATACCTATATCTATCCGCCCAAGCCGTCGATGAAGATCATCGCCGACATTTTCGGCTACACGGCGCAGCACATGCCGAAGTTCAACTCGATCTCGATTTCCGGTTATCACATCCAGGAAGCCGGGGCCAACCAGGCGATCGAACTGGCTTTCACGTTGGCTGATGGCATGGAATACGTGCGTACTGGCGTCGCTTCCGGCATGGACGTCGACACTTTTGCCGGCCGCCTGTCCTTCTTCTGGGCCGTCGGCATGAACTTCTATCTGGAAATCGCCAAGATGCGTGCCGGCCGCCTACTTTGGCATCGCATCATGACCAGTTTCAATGCCAAGAGCCCGAAGTCGATGGTGCTGCGCACGCACAGCCAGACCTCCGGCTGGTCACTGACCGAGCAGGACCCGTACAACAATGTCGTGCGCACGACCATCGAAGCGATGGCTGCAGTCTTCGGCGGCACCCAGTCGCTGCACACCAATGCGCTCGACGAAGCCATCGCGCTGCCGACCGAGTTCTCGTCGCGCATCGCCCGTAACACCCAGTTGATCATCCAGGAAGAAACCCACATCACCAACGTCGTCGATCCGTGGGCCGGTTCCTACATGATGGAAAAGTTGACCCAGGACATGGCCGACAAGGCCTGGGGCATCATCGAGGAAATCGAGGCGATGGGCGGCATGACCAAGGCGGTCGAGTCCGGTTGGGCCAAGATGCAGGTCGAAACCTGCGCCGCCGACAAGCAGGCGCGCATCGACTCCGGCAAGGACGTCATCGTCGGCGTCAACAAGTACAAGCTGGCCAAGGAAGATGCCATCGATATTCTCGATATCGATAACCATGCCGTGCGTGATTCGCAAATCGCTCGTTTGAACAACATCCGGGCGACGCGTGATACGGCTGCGGTTTCTGCCGCACTTTCCGCGTTGACCGCAGCAGCCGAGTTGGGCAACGGCAACCTGCTCGACCTGACCGTCAAGGCGATGCGCCTGCGCGCCACGGTGGGTGAAGTATCCGATGCGTTGGAAAAGGTCTTCGGCCGCTTCCGCGCCAATAACCAGACCATTTCGGGTGTGTACGGAGGTGTTGTGGAAGGATTGGAAAGCTGGGAAGCCATCAAGGCCGATATCGCCAAATTTGCCGAGGAAGAAGGCCGCCGGCCGCGCATCATGATCGCCAAGCTCGGCCAGGACGGTCACGACCGCGGCGCCAAGGTAGTCGCTACCGCGTTTGCCGACCTCGGCTTCGATATTGACATGGGCCCGCTCTTCCAGACACCGGAAGAAGCTGCCCGCCAGGCCATCGAGAACGACGTGCACGCCATCGGCGTTTCATCGCTGGCCGCCGGCCACAAGACGTTGCTGCCCGAGTTGGTCAAATCGCTGCAGGCGCAGGGTGCGGACGACATCATCGTCTTTGCCGGCGGCGTCATCCCGGCGCAGGACTACGACTATCTTTACAACGCTGGCGCCAAGGCGATTTTCGGGCCCGGCACGCGGATCGAGGATTCGGCCGTCAGGGTGCTGGAAGAAATCCGCAAGGCGCGCGGCTAA
- the meaB gene encoding methylmalonyl Co-A mutase-associated GTPase MeaB codes for MKLSEVPVSAHSLSSVDQKLVVGVLAGQRRALAKAITLIESTRTDHQQRAQQVLNTLLPQTGGAIRIGISGAPGAGKSTFIEALGVWLIEQGKKLAVLAVDPSSSVSGGSILGDKTRMELLCQREEAFIRPSPSAGSLGGVAEKTREAMLLCEAAGFDVIIIETVGVGQSETTVAGMVDIFCLLQLPNAGDDLQAIKKGIVEIADLVVINKADIDPRATAVVRAQWRNALHMLRPASPNWAPPVIALSALHKEGIVEFWEQIEKYRDTLKPTGEFAAKRQHQALSWMWQLIDSGLRQYFRQHPRVRANLPALIRSVEQGHTTPAVAAHALLDYLKH; via the coding sequence ATGAAGTTGAGCGAGGTTCCGGTGTCGGCTCATTCGCTTTCGTCCGTTGACCAGAAGCTGGTCGTCGGAGTGCTCGCCGGCCAGCGGCGGGCGCTGGCCAAGGCCATCACACTGATTGAGTCGACACGTACCGATCACCAGCAGCGGGCGCAGCAGGTTTTGAACACGCTGCTGCCGCAAACCGGCGGCGCCATCCGCATCGGTATCTCCGGCGCCCCGGGGGCCGGCAAGTCGACCTTCATCGAGGCCCTTGGCGTCTGGCTGATCGAGCAGGGCAAGAAACTGGCCGTGCTGGCTGTTGATCCTTCTTCATCCGTTTCGGGCGGCTCCATCCTTGGTGACAAGACACGTATGGAACTGTTGTGCCAGCGCGAGGAAGCCTTTATTCGCCCCAGCCCATCGGCCGGTTCGCTCGGCGGTGTGGCCGAAAAGACACGTGAGGCCATGTTGCTGTGTGAGGCGGCCGGCTTCGACGTGATCATCATCGAAACCGTCGGCGTTGGCCAGTCGGAAACGACGGTGGCCGGCATGGTCGACATCTTCTGCCTGCTGCAATTGCCGAATGCCGGCGACGACCTGCAGGCGATCAAGAAAGGCATCGTCGAGATTGCCGATCTGGTGGTCATCAACAAGGCCGACATCGACCCGCGCGCGACAGCGGTGGTACGCGCCCAGTGGCGCAATGCACTGCACATGCTGCGCCCGGCCTCGCCCAACTGGGCGCCGCCGGTCATTGCATTGTCCGCGCTGCACAAGGAAGGCATCGTCGAGTTCTGGGAACAGATCGAGAAATACCGGGACACCCTGAAGCCGACTGGCGAGTTCGCCGCCAAACGGCAACATCAGGCGCTAAGCTGGATGTGGCAACTGATCGACTCCGGCTTGCGCCAGTATTTCCGCCAACATCCGCGCGTGCGGGCAAACCTGCCGGCATTGATCCGGTCCGTCGAACAGGGCCATACGACCCCCGCGGTGGCGGCCCATGCGCTTCTCGACTATCTGAAACACTGA
- a CDS encoding acyl-CoA carboxylase subunit beta, which yields MIDIIRQLEKKRELARLGGGQKRIDSQHKKGKLTARERIELLLDPDSFEEWDMFKEHRCVDFGMDKAEKTPGDGVVVGYGTINGRLVFVFSQDFTVFGGSLSETHAEKICKVLDHAMKVGAPVIGLNDSGGARIQEGVASLGGYADVFQRNVMASGVVPQISMIMGPCAGGAVYSPSMTDFIFMVKDSSYMFVTGPEVVKTVTHEDVTAEELGGAITHTSRSGVADLAFENDVEALSMLRRFMNFIPANNREKPPHTPTNDPAVRMDYSLDTLVPDNTNKPYDMKELIIKVVDDNDFFELQPDYARNIIIGFGRIDGHPVGIVANQPLVLAGCLDIKSSIKAARFVRFCDAFNIPVVTFVDVPGFMPGTTQEYGGIIKHGAKLLYAYAECTVPKVTIITRKAYGGAYDVMSSRHLRGDVNLAWPSAEIAVMGPKGAVEIIFRVEKNDVAKLAGREAEYKEKFANPFVAGARGFIDDVIMPHATRKRIARSLAMLRDKKLENPWRKHGNIPL from the coding sequence ATGATCGACATCATCCGCCAGCTGGAAAAAAAGCGTGAACTGGCCCGCCTCGGCGGTGGCCAGAAGCGTATCGACAGCCAGCACAAAAAGGGCAAGCTCACTGCCCGTGAACGTATCGAGCTGCTACTTGACCCGGATTCCTTCGAGGAATGGGATATGTTCAAGGAACACCGCTGCGTCGATTTCGGCATGGATAAGGCCGAGAAGACCCCGGGCGATGGTGTTGTGGTCGGCTACGGCACCATCAACGGCCGTCTTGTCTTCGTCTTTTCGCAGGACTTCACGGTTTTCGGCGGCTCGCTGTCCGAGACCCATGCCGAGAAGATCTGCAAGGTCTTGGATCATGCGATGAAAGTTGGCGCTCCGGTGATCGGCCTCAATGACTCGGGCGGCGCGCGCATCCAGGAAGGTGTCGCCTCGCTCGGTGGCTATGCGGACGTTTTTCAGCGTAACGTGATGGCGTCCGGCGTCGTGCCGCAGATTTCCATGATCATGGGCCCTTGCGCCGGCGGTGCGGTCTACTCGCCGTCGATGACCGATTTCATCTTCATGGTCAAGGATTCGTCGTACATGTTTGTGACCGGTCCGGAGGTGGTCAAGACCGTCACCCATGAAGACGTCACCGCCGAGGAACTGGGCGGTGCCATCACCCACACCAGCAGATCAGGCGTCGCCGATCTGGCATTCGAAAACGACGTCGAAGCCCTGTCCATGCTGCGTCGCTTCATGAATTTCATTCCGGCCAACAACAGGGAAAAGCCACCCCATACGCCGACCAACGATCCGGCTGTCCGCATGGATTACTCGCTTGACACGCTGGTTCCGGATAACACCAACAAGCCGTACGACATGAAGGAATTGATCATCAAGGTCGTCGATGACAACGATTTTTTCGAACTGCAGCCCGACTACGCCAGGAACATCATCATCGGCTTCGGCCGTATTGACGGTCACCCGGTCGGTATCGTCGCCAACCAGCCGCTGGTGCTGGCTGGCTGTCTCGATATCAAGTCGTCGATCAAGGCCGCCCGATTCGTCCGCTTCTGCGATGCCTTCAACATACCGGTCGTTACCTTCGTGGACGTTCCGGGCTTCATGCCGGGCACCACTCAGGAGTACGGCGGCATCATCAAGCATGGCGCCAAGCTGCTCTACGCCTACGCCGAATGCACCGTACCCAAGGTGACGATCATCACCCGCAAGGCCTACGGCGGCGCCTACGATGTGATGTCGTCGAGGCACCTGCGCGGCGATGTCAACCTCGCCTGGCCGTCTGCCGAAATTGCGGTCATGGGTCCGAAGGGAGCGGTCGAGATCATCTTCCGCGTGGAAAAGAACGATGTTGCCAAGCTGGCCGGACGCGAAGCCGAGTACAAGGAAAAGTTCGCCAACCCGTTCGTCGCCGGGGCGCGCGGTTTCATCGACGACGTGATCATGCCGCACGCTACCCGAAAGCGCATCGCCCGTTCGCTGGCTATGTTGCGCGACAAAAAGCTCGAGAATCCGTGGCGCAAGCACGGCAACATTCCGCTGTAA